A genome region from Methanococcoides burtonii DSM 6242 includes the following:
- a CDS encoding hydantoinase/oxoprolinase family protein: MKYGLGIDAGGTYTDAVIVREDDGKVIDSTKSPTTYPDPLPGIQNALDSLNPSYLNNVSKISVSTTLATNAVLENTVSERSSGHDVALIMIGDVIKPTDSKIPYTINVQGGHSSNGMEIHSLDTKNIRDFILETKDKVAAFAVSSHFSIRNPDHELKTKEIIEEMTGLPVVCGHELSQSLGSYERGVTAYIDAQLVPISTKFMNAVVSEIERRGIDAKIMMLKCDGSVVGIVEALKHPIESVFTGPAASLVGASYLSKMKDCIVIDVGGTSTDVAKVTDGIPEITDEGAVVGGWKTKVKAIRMETSAMGGDSHIWIKNGRISVGPRRVIPICMAATKWPAIKEKLKRTSIPSKIQLCENIQPTKFYVRAGHKTDRMSKTEKKLFDRIGDEPTSINEIFTDGLPSSVFLDLLIKKKIVHAIGFTPTDALHVLGDYTEWDCEASRIAAGILSKMTHSDHTTFCEEIKNVFGENMAAYVMSYLLREIDHVHIKKIIENKDQYITKFKVGVPVVLLGGPVQAYVDNIRDAIDAEIILPEYAEVGNAVGAIVGKVTKRVEILIRNVYEGNKSITMMFTPTGRKRFRTYSQALEEADIEGNRLVMEYLNNSGLQIEDHKIEVIKQDIKMNDADIFPMETNLVFVGVGDVEN; the protein is encoded by the coding sequence ATGAAGTACGGACTTGGAATTGATGCCGGTGGCACATACACCGATGCTGTGATCGTGAGAGAAGACGATGGCAAAGTAATAGACAGTACAAAATCACCCACTACATATCCTGATCCACTTCCTGGAATTCAGAATGCTCTTGATTCTTTGAACCCTTCTTATTTGAATAATGTATCAAAGATCTCTGTATCTACAACTCTTGCAACAAACGCCGTTCTTGAAAATACTGTGTCGGAAAGATCATCAGGACATGATGTTGCACTTATCATGATAGGTGATGTAATTAAACCTACAGATTCTAAAATTCCTTACACCATTAATGTTCAGGGCGGTCATAGCTCAAATGGAATGGAGATCCATTCTTTAGACACTAAAAACATCAGGGATTTTATTCTCGAAACAAAGGACAAAGTAGCAGCTTTTGCGGTTTCTTCTCATTTCAGCATCAGGAATCCGGATCATGAACTAAAAACTAAAGAGATCATAGAAGAAATGACAGGATTGCCTGTAGTTTGTGGACATGAACTTTCGCAATCACTGGGATCCTATGAAAGAGGAGTAACAGCTTACATTGATGCCCAGTTGGTCCCCATTTCCACGAAATTCATGAATGCAGTGGTTTCAGAGATCGAAAGGCGTGGAATCGATGCTAAAATCATGATGCTAAAATGTGATGGTTCTGTTGTGGGTATTGTTGAGGCCCTCAAACATCCGATCGAATCTGTATTTACAGGACCGGCCGCAAGCCTCGTTGGTGCATCATATCTTTCAAAAATGAAAGATTGTATCGTCATCGATGTTGGCGGTACCAGTACTGATGTTGCAAAAGTGACTGATGGAATCCCAGAGATCACGGATGAAGGGGCTGTCGTTGGTGGATGGAAGACGAAAGTGAAAGCTATACGCATGGAAACTTCAGCAATGGGGGGCGATAGTCACATCTGGATCAAAAATGGAAGAATAAGTGTTGGACCACGCAGAGTTATCCCAATTTGTATGGCTGCAACAAAATGGCCTGCAATAAAGGAAAAATTAAAGAGAACATCTATTCCTTCAAAAATACAATTATGCGAAAATATACAGCCAACTAAATTCTATGTACGAGCAGGTCACAAAACCGACAGGATGAGCAAAACCGAAAAAAAATTGTTTGATCGCATCGGTGATGAGCCAACCTCAATCAATGAAATTTTCACTGATGGGCTGCCATCATCTGTATTTCTAGACCTTTTGATCAAGAAAAAAATTGTTCATGCAATTGGATTTACTCCAACCGATGCTTTACATGTTCTCGGGGATTATACGGAATGGGATTGTGAAGCTTCCAGAATTGCAGCCGGAATTTTATCCAAAATGACCCATTCAGATCACACAACATTTTGTGAGGAAATTAAAAATGTTTTTGGTGAAAATATGGCTGCTTATGTCATGTCATACCTGTTGAGAGAAATTGATCATGTCCATATCAAAAAAATAATTGAGAATAAAGATCAATACATCACAAAGTTCAAGGTAGGAGTGCCAGTGGTCTTACTTGGAGGTCCAGTTCAGGCTTACGTTGATAATATACGGGATGCAATTGATGCAGAGATTATTTTACCTGAATATGCAGAAGTTGGAAATGCTGTTGGTGCTATAGTAGGCAAAGTCACTAAGAGAGTTGAAATACTTATTCGTAACGTGTATGAGGGGAATAAATCAATCACAATGATGTTTACCCCTACCGGTAGAAAGCGATTCCGAACTTACTCCCAGGCTCTTGAGGAAGCAGACATTGAGGGAAATCGGCTTGTGATGGAGTACCTGAATAATTCCGGTCTTCAGATAGAGGATCATAAAATAGAGGTCATAAAACAGGATATCAAAATGAATGATGCCGATATTTTTCCGATGGAAACTAACCTTGTTTTCGTAGGGGTGGGAGATGTCGAAAATTGA
- a CDS encoding pyridoxamine 5'-phosphate oxidase family protein has translation MGKKIRDNKALEDILLDAQYLRLGLCSNEKPYIVPISFGYKDNTIYLHSSRKGTKINLIKQNKNVCFEVDTFYETLPSDEPCSYYMKYQSVVGYGTATILEDEKEIKEGLKIIIDRYHNKEYSIDDLDVKGVAVIRIDIDDLHGRQYGMNDE, from the coding sequence ATGGGTAAAAAAATAAGAGATAACAAAGCACTTGAAGACATACTTTTAGATGCACAATACCTAAGGTTGGGACTTTGTAGTAATGAAAAGCCTTACATCGTACCAATCTCATTCGGATACAAGGATAATACCATATATTTACATAGTTCCCGAAAAGGTACTAAGATCAACCTTATAAAACAAAATAAAAATGTTTGTTTTGAAGTGGATACTTTTTATGAAACTCTTCCATCAGATGAACCCTGTTCATATTATATGAAATACCAAAGCGTTGTAGGCTACGGAACTGCAACAATTCTGGAAGATGAAAAAGAAATAAAAGAAGGTCTTAAGATCATTATTGATCGCTACCACAATAAAGAATACAGTATTGATGATCTAGACGTCAAGGGAGTGGCAGTCATACGTATTGACATAGATGATTTGCATGGCAGACAATATGGAATGAATGATGAATAA
- the acs gene encoding acetate--CoA ligase produces MSEKFDVKLDSKSYFPDPSVKENSWMQDYEKVYSESLKDPEKHWENVAEELEWFEKWDKVMEWDHPYAKWFTNAKMNITHNCLDRHVFNGRRNKVAMIWVGDNGEEQVITYRQLYRDVMRFSNGLKSLGVGKGDTVCIYMPQVPEQIVAMLACARIGAIHSVVFGGFGAKALHSRIKDAQAKVVITADASIRRGKRIDLKSLVDEAVVNASCVEKIVVLRRMTPQIELFSEIEVDFYEIMEDVEKECEPEIMDSEDPLFILYTSGTTGPAKGIVHTCGGYMVGTYYTTKNVLDLKDNDVLWCTADPGWITGHSYIVYGPLSMGATILISETTPDYPDPGVWWSMIEEFDVSVFYTAPTAVRMFMRMGEEWPGKYNLSSLRILGSVGEPLNPEAFKWYYRVIGKEKCPVLDTWWQTETGMHMLTTAVGEPMKPGFTGRPVPGVVVDVVDENGDPVPAGTGGFLVIKQPWPSMMRTVYGNDERYRQYWTTIKNYYSAGDLAVKDEDGYIMIQGRADDVLIVAGHNIGSAEVESALVSHEAVAEAAVIGKPDPLKGDSIKAFVILRMGFNSSDKLKLDLLYHVRMNLGPIAMPSEIEFVDSLPKTRSGKIMRRLLKAQELGMDPGDVSSLED; encoded by the coding sequence ATGTCTGAAAAATTTGACGTTAAGCTGGATAGTAAAAGCTATTTTCCTGATCCATCGGTAAAGGAAAATTCCTGGATGCAGGATTATGAAAAGGTTTATAGTGAATCTCTCAAGGATCCTGAAAAACACTGGGAAAATGTTGCAGAGGAACTTGAATGGTTCGAAAAGTGGGACAAGGTGATGGAATGGGACCATCCCTATGCAAAATGGTTCACCAATGCCAAAATGAACATCACCCACAACTGCCTTGACCGCCATGTCTTCAATGGGAGAAGGAACAAAGTTGCAATGATCTGGGTAGGTGATAATGGAGAAGAACAGGTTATCACATATCGTCAGCTTTACCGCGATGTCATGAGATTTTCCAATGGTCTCAAATCTTTGGGCGTTGGGAAAGGTGACACGGTATGCATATACATGCCACAGGTCCCTGAGCAGATCGTGGCCATGCTGGCATGTGCACGTATCGGTGCGATCCATAGTGTCGTGTTCGGAGGCTTTGGTGCTAAAGCATTGCATTCCAGGATAAAGGATGCACAGGCAAAAGTCGTCATTACTGCAGATGCAAGCATTCGGCGTGGTAAGCGCATTGACCTGAAGTCCCTTGTGGATGAAGCTGTGGTTAATGCGTCATGCGTTGAGAAGATAGTGGTCCTGAGAAGAATGACACCTCAAATTGAACTCTTTTCTGAGATAGAGGTTGACTTCTATGAGATAATGGAAGATGTGGAGAAAGAGTGTGAGCCTGAAATAATGGATTCCGAGGACCCATTGTTCATTCTCTACACCAGCGGAACAACCGGTCCGGCCAAGGGGATAGTTCATACTTGCGGTGGCTACATGGTAGGCACATACTACACCACAAAGAACGTTTTAGACCTCAAGGATAATGATGTCCTGTGGTGTACTGCAGACCCTGGCTGGATCACGGGTCACAGCTACATTGTCTATGGTCCCCTTTCCATGGGTGCAACGATCCTCATTTCTGAGACAACACCTGACTACCCTGATCCGGGAGTCTGGTGGAGCATGATAGAGGAGTTTGATGTGAGCGTCTTCTATACGGCACCAACAGCGGTACGCATGTTCATGAGGATGGGAGAGGAATGGCCTGGGAAATACAATCTGAGTTCCCTGAGAATACTAGGTTCTGTTGGCGAACCACTGAACCCAGAAGCGTTCAAGTGGTATTATCGTGTGATCGGCAAAGAAAAATGCCCTGTTCTGGATACCTGGTGGCAGACGGAGACGGGTATGCACATGCTCACCACAGCGGTTGGAGAGCCCATGAAACCGGGATTCACAGGAAGACCTGTACCAGGTGTGGTTGTTGATGTTGTAGATGAGAATGGTGACCCGGTGCCTGCAGGAACAGGTGGTTTCCTTGTAATAAAGCAACCCTGGCCTTCCATGATGAGGACCGTTTATGGTAATGATGAAAGATATCGCCAGTATTGGACAACTATCAAGAATTACTACAGTGCAGGTGATCTTGCCGTAAAGGATGAGGATGGTTATATCATGATACAGGGACGTGCCGACGATGTCCTTATCGTTGCCGGTCACAATATTGGAAGTGCAGAGGTAGAGAGTGCACTTGTATCCCATGAAGCTGTGGCTGAAGCTGCTGTAATAGGAAAACCTGATCCTCTTAAAGGGGATTCCATCAAAGCTTTCGTCATACTTCGCATGGGCTTCAACTCATCCGATAAACTGAAGCTTGATCTTTTGTATCATGTAAGGATGAACCTGGGTCCAATTGCAATGCCTTCTGAGATCGAATTTGTTGACTCGCTGCCAAAAACCCGAAGCGGGAAGATCATGAGAAGGTTGCTTAAGGCACAGGAGCTTGGAATGGATCCTGGGGATGTGTCCTCATTGGAGGACTGA
- a CDS encoding pentapeptide repeat-containing protein — translation MIKNVIFSKEGQQGRILDNVTFKGAQLENVTFDNAIIKNCNLDSSKIKNVTFRDAQLENVTFENADI, via the coding sequence ATTATTAAAAATGTAATCTTTTCTAAGGAAGGTCAGCAAGGTAGAATACTTGATAATGTTACATTCAAAGGCGCTCAACTTGAAAATGTAACATTTGACAATGCAATTATAAAAAACTGCAATCTTGATTCATCAAAGATTAAAAATGTAACATTTAGAGATGCTCAACTTGAAAATGTAACGTTTGAAAACGCAGATATATAG
- a CDS encoding MarR family transcriptional regulator, which translates to MIDFACKEFKIKDVIKCALNLTRADMKVLEYFFEEPDNWSKTERIATHMELDLSTVQRSVKKLHEKKILTRSQNNLDGGGYSFIYKINNKKEIKELIMGIVSKWAAKVEQELEDW; encoded by the coding sequence ATGATAGACTTCGCATGTAAAGAATTCAAAATTAAAGATGTGATAAAATGTGCTCTGAACCTGACAAGGGCTGACATGAAAGTATTGGAGTACTTCTTTGAAGAACCCGATAATTGGAGCAAAACGGAACGTATAGCAACTCATATGGAACTCGATCTCTCAACGGTCCAGAGGTCTGTCAAGAAGCTGCATGAAAAGAAAATACTTACACGATCACAGAACAATCTCGATGGGGGCGGTTATTCATTCATTTACAAAATCAACAACAAGAAAGAGATCAAGGAACTGATTATGGGAATTGTCAGCAAATGGGCGGCAAAAGTAGAACAGGAACTGGAGGATTGGTAA
- a CDS encoding 4Fe-4S binding protein, protein MLKITPYLGSLVVIVSIAGLWYPILGYFMLIVMGTLFVTSIFRGRWFCGNLCPRGSYFDYGIIKISKKRKIPKILSSMWVRIPAFTLMMTLMIYRISVTFAAQNTFELIGVILVSMCLTTTIIGTLLGSYFNTRSWCNACPMGTMQRIIGGKKYQLKMDHEACVDCKLCEKVCPMELEVRDIGNNPDCIKCGRCIDVCPKDALSF, encoded by the coding sequence ATGCTTAAAATAACACCTTATCTTGGTTCATTGGTAGTGATCGTTTCCATTGCCGGTCTCTGGTATCCGATACTTGGTTACTTTATGCTAATCGTCATGGGCACATTGTTCGTAACGAGCATCTTCAGAGGACGTTGGTTCTGTGGAAATCTCTGTCCACGTGGGAGCTACTTCGATTACGGTATCATCAAGATCTCAAAGAAAAGAAAGATCCCCAAGATCCTGTCAAGCATGTGGGTAAGGATACCTGCATTCACTCTCATGATGACCCTCATGATATACCGCATCTCAGTGACATTTGCAGCACAGAACACCTTCGAACTCATCGGTGTCATCCTTGTTTCAATGTGTCTTACGACCACGATCATTGGTACACTACTTGGAAGCTACTTCAACACAAGGTCCTGGTGCAACGCTTGTCCAATGGGAACTATGCAGAGGATCATCGGCGGTAAGAAATACCAGCTTAAGATGGACCATGAGGCATGTGTTGACTGCAAACTCTGTGAAAAGGTCTGCCCAATGGAACTTGAAGTTCGTGATATCGGAAACAACCCGGACTGTATCAAATGTGGTCGATGTATTGACGTTTGTCCCAAAGATGCACTTTCATTCTGA
- a CDS encoding FAD-binding and (Fe-S)-binding domain-containing protein — MARNTADLNSSQQEEITAIFGDRVNLSKRERHFYCHDVGALPSMAKMMLGNTDPAAIVKLRTEDDIVKLMEFARKYSIPIVPRAGASSGYGGVIPTKGGIVADVNLLNDIVSIDTENMTVTVGAGIIWERLERKLNKENLSVCSMPSSAPAATVGGWLAQNGIGYGSYEYGWSQDTMISARAVLPNGEIRDFSGDEMDALIGSMGTIGIITQITLNIRNKEDTAIISAEFADPASMQKSLQAVKEAKVPLWSIAFINPDWAGMKNEMPFSTHHSEPVVEDRPELPKSYICNFIYPESRDVSALENIITSNGGKVLSDAISKHEAGEWFRSMKVKRLGPSFIPAEIIVPLDKVGKVVSEIKQKIDLPVLMEGMVAKDGNVILLCFIPHSERSFKFNLAFTLGISIVKIAEDNGGRIYASGLYFAKEAEKVYGNRLKKMLDLKQQVDPADIMNPETITGKGILKTGITLSKAFEPMMRFVGNRSGVGVEKFTKQKDIEADIVSHAYTCAQCGYCVEECDQYYGRGWESQSPRGKWFFIKEYLAGRDKMTQEQVDTFLACTTCELCDHRCQLDLPINDSWMTLRKELVLNRGKMTIPPFEIMASSLLKERNIWGEYLKNREEWIPEDLKPKIKDKAEYAYFAGCTASFVEKDIAEASVRLLTDAGLEITYLGKEESCCGIPMLAAGKWDVFEKIMRMNIENMKKKGVKTVITSCPACWLVWDTFYRQWAEKLGIEYDFEAKHYSQVLEDKLDVLSEKFVKPLDKVVTIHDACHMGRAGGIYEPPRNLIKAVPGVDFREMEHNRENGHCCGSVLTLVANPEVASVVGNMRLKEAEDIGAEIMVAACPCCQVQLRIAAENSGSPVDVQDLSATVARSLGYDIPDTTNAALTAWLTFDQMIHLLRPENMTDLMVELLPEMMAAMPAPLRGMMKMVKYVPGMDLMMKPMMPIMMPMLLPGIMPKVMPEMLEAVGRRVQMSDDLREQMPDLMPEAMGNLMPNMLPQIVPLLTPRMIKYIKEDM; from the coding sequence ATGGCAAGAAACACAGCAGATCTGAATTCCTCTCAGCAGGAAGAAATTACCGCCATATTTGGCGATCGTGTGAACTTAAGCAAAAGAGAAAGACACTTCTATTGTCACGATGTCGGTGCGTTGCCGTCAATGGCAAAGATGATGTTAGGCAATACAGATCCTGCTGCGATTGTAAAATTGCGTACCGAGGATGATATTGTCAAACTGATGGAATTCGCGCGAAAATATTCTATTCCTATCGTCCCCCGTGCAGGTGCATCATCCGGTTATGGTGGTGTCATTCCTACAAAAGGTGGTATCGTTGCAGACGTTAATCTGCTGAACGACATTGTGTCCATCGATACTGAGAACATGACAGTTACCGTTGGAGCTGGTATCATTTGGGAACGTCTTGAAAGAAAGCTCAACAAAGAGAACCTCTCTGTATGTTCCATGCCTTCAAGTGCTCCGGCAGCAACGGTCGGTGGCTGGCTTGCACAGAACGGTATCGGTTATGGCAGCTATGAATATGGCTGGTCCCAGGATACAATGATCTCTGCAAGGGCAGTATTGCCAAACGGTGAGATCAGGGATTTCTCAGGTGATGAAATGGATGCTCTCATTGGAAGTATGGGAACTATAGGCATCATCACTCAGATCACCCTTAATATAAGAAACAAAGAAGACACCGCTATAATCTCTGCGGAATTTGCTGATCCGGCATCCATGCAGAAATCTCTCCAGGCGGTAAAAGAAGCAAAAGTGCCGCTGTGGTCTATTGCATTTATAAATCCCGATTGGGCAGGCATGAAAAATGAAATGCCGTTTTCTACCCATCATAGCGAACCGGTTGTTGAGGACAGACCGGAATTACCCAAGTCATATATTTGTAACTTCATTTATCCTGAGTCAAGGGATGTTAGTGCCCTTGAAAATATTATCACCAGCAATGGTGGAAAAGTCCTTTCTGATGCCATCTCCAAACATGAAGCTGGAGAATGGTTCCGTTCCATGAAGGTAAAGAGGCTCGGTCCTTCCTTTATTCCTGCAGAGATAATCGTACCTCTGGACAAGGTGGGCAAAGTTGTCAGTGAGATCAAGCAGAAGATCGATCTTCCTGTACTTATGGAAGGTATGGTGGCAAAGGACGGCAATGTCATACTGCTTTGTTTCATACCTCACTCAGAAAGGTCGTTCAAGTTCAACCTCGCTTTCACCCTGGGTATCAGTATCGTCAAGATCGCTGAGGATAACGGCGGAAGGATATACGCTTCAGGTCTTTACTTTGCAAAAGAGGCAGAGAAGGTCTATGGTAACCGTCTCAAGAAGATGCTTGACCTCAAACAACAGGTCGATCCTGCTGACATAATGAACCCTGAAACAATTACGGGTAAAGGAATTCTCAAGACCGGTATCACATTATCAAAAGCATTCGAGCCAATGATGAGGTTCGTGGGTAACCGTAGTGGTGTCGGGGTTGAGAAGTTCACTAAACAGAAGGACATTGAAGCCGACATTGTTTCTCATGCTTACACCTGTGCTCAATGTGGTTATTGTGTCGAGGAATGTGACCAGTACTACGGTCGTGGCTGGGAATCCCAGTCTCCAAGAGGCAAGTGGTTCTTCATCAAGGAATACCTCGCCGGCAGGGACAAGATGACACAGGAGCAGGTGGACACTTTCCTTGCCTGTACTACCTGTGAGCTTTGTGACCACAGATGCCAGCTCGACCTTCCAATAAATGATTCCTGGATGACCCTGAGGAAAGAACTGGTACTGAACCGTGGCAAGATGACCATCCCGCCATTCGAGATAATGGCTTCCAGTTTGCTCAAAGAGCGAAATATCTGGGGAGAATATCTTAAGAATAGGGAAGAATGGATCCCTGAAGACCTTAAGCCAAAGATCAAGGACAAGGCCGAATACGCCTACTTCGCAGGATGTACTGCATCCTTTGTGGAGAAGGATATTGCTGAGGCTTCAGTCCGTCTGCTCACAGATGCAGGTCTGGAGATAACATATCTCGGCAAGGAAGAGTCATGTTGTGGTATCCCTATGCTTGCAGCTGGTAAGTGGGATGTTTTCGAAAAGATCATGAGGATGAACATCGAGAACATGAAGAAGAAAGGTGTTAAGACCGTTATCACTTCCTGTCCTGCATGCTGGTTGGTATGGGACACATTCTATCGCCAGTGGGCGGAGAAGCTCGGTATTGAATACGACTTCGAGGCCAAACACTATTCACAGGTGCTGGAGGACAAGCTCGATGTGCTTTCGGAGAAGTTCGTCAAGCCACTCGATAAGGTAGTGACCATACACGATGCATGTCACATGGGTCGTGCAGGCGGAATCTACGAACCCCCAAGAAACCTTATTAAAGCAGTACCCGGCGTTGATTTCCGTGAAATGGAACACAACAGGGAGAACGGTCATTGCTGTGGTTCAGTGCTCACACTGGTCGCTAATCCGGAAGTTGCGAGTGTTGTTGGTAACATGCGACTGAAGGAAGCCGAGGATATCGGTGCCGAGATCATGGTTGCAGCCTGTCCATGCTGTCAGGTACAGTTGAGGATAGCTGCCGAGAACAGTGGCAGTCCGGTGGACGTTCAGGATCTTTCGGCAACGGTTGCCCGTAGTCTTGGGTATGATATACCTGACACGACAAACGCTGCACTCACAGCCTGGTTAACGTTCGACCAGATGATCCATCTGCTAAGACCTGAGAACATGACCGACCTGATGGTAGAGCTGCTTCCAGAGATGATGGCTGCAATGCCTGCTCCGCTGCGTGGTATGATGAAGATGGTAAAGTATGTACCAGGCATGGACCTCATGATGAAGCCAATGATGCCTATCATGATGCCAATGCTTCTGCCAGGCATAATGCCAAAGGTCATGCCAGAGATGCTCGAAGCTGTGGGAAGGCGTGTTCAGATGTCCGATGATCTGAGAGAACAGATGCCTGACCTCATGCCAGAAGCGATGGGGAACCTGATGCCTAACATGCTTCCACAGATCGTTCCGCTGTTGACTCCGAGGATGATCAAGTACATCAAGGAAGATATGTAA
- a CDS encoding TfoX/Sxy family protein, giving the protein MRKWKKASEELGELVGEYVAEYDAEFRKMFGSPVHFVKGNMFVGVHGDGIMLRLKEEDQQKLYAEHDEATPFTPNGRRMREYAILPPSVYDDEMELRKWLDISYTYVSSLPKKEKKEKTSKKTKRTKD; this is encoded by the coding sequence ATGAGAAAATGGAAAAAGGCTTCTGAAGAACTTGGGGAACTGGTTGGGGAATACGTAGCAGAATACGATGCTGAGTTCAGGAAGATGTTCGGCAGTCCAGTTCATTTTGTGAAGGGAAACATGTTCGTGGGCGTTCATGGCGATGGCATAATGCTGCGCCTTAAAGAAGAGGACCAGCAAAAATTGTATGCTGAACACGATGAAGCAACACCTTTCACACCAAATGGCAGGCGAATGAGAGAATATGCAATCCTTCCACCATCTGTTTACGATGATGAGATGGAGTTAAGGAAATGGCTGGATATATCCTATACTTATGTGAGTTCACTTCCAAAAAAAGAGAAAAAGGAAAAAACTTCAAAGAAAACAAAAAGGACGAAAGATTGA
- a CDS encoding ABC transporter ATP-binding protein: MNSELLKYKDISLRYGEKEVLSHFNLDIKKGDRILLKGRSGSGKSTLLKMAIGFAHQTSGSLYYNNKLLDSNTVWDARKRIAYVSQDLDIYEGSVNEFIEEVFSYSSNEGKLDLIKLRRLLVYLGFEKDVLDMDFEDLSGGEKQRIGIIMSVLIGKDIYLLDEITSSLDSALKEKVANYFLERKDWTLVIISHDDVWDKENVRVVPVGV, encoded by the coding sequence ATGAATTCAGAACTTTTGAAGTATAAGGATATCTCTCTTAGGTATGGCGAGAAGGAAGTTTTGTCTCACTTCAACCTTGACATCAAAAAAGGAGATCGCATATTGTTGAAAGGCAGGTCAGGTTCAGGCAAATCCACACTTTTGAAGATGGCCATTGGTTTTGCCCATCAAACAAGTGGCAGTCTTTATTATAATAACAAGCTCCTTGATTCCAATACTGTATGGGATGCAAGAAAAAGGATTGCTTATGTATCTCAGGACCTTGATATCTATGAAGGGTCTGTTAATGAATTTATCGAGGAGGTTTTTTCCTATTCATCCAATGAAGGTAAACTGGACCTGATAAAACTTAGAAGGCTTCTTGTTTATCTGGGTTTTGAGAAGGACGTTCTTGATATGGATTTTGAGGACCTGTCCGGTGGCGAGAAGCAGAGAATAGGCATAATCATGTCAGTGCTCATTGGGAAGGATATTTACTTGCTTGATGAGATCACTTCATCTCTTGATAGTGCACTGAAGGAAAAGGTCGCTAATTATTTTCTGGAACGCAAAGATTGGACACTTGTGATAATTTCCCATGATGATGTGTGGGATAAGGAAAATGTCAGAGTCGTACCGGTGGGTGTTTGA
- a CDS encoding ABC transporter permease, protein MEAYDISYLALVACFLLLAIPLLVSHYLKLGIIRETVVSASRMILQLIFVGFFLTVLFDLNNSIVNLLWLFVMILMATYATINDIGLDIKKLLLPTIFSFIVGNFLILLYFNTFVVNLENLFDARYLIPIFGMFLGNSLRGNLVSISNFYDTIRRNENRYLYSLSLGAKKSEAILPYARKSIKLALKPSIASMSTVGIVSLPGMMTGQIIAGSSPILAIKYQMAIMVGIYVSTVMTVTIGIFMTTRSSFDDYGILKEDIFKSTID, encoded by the coding sequence ATGGAAGCCTATGATATTAGCTATCTGGCCCTGGTAGCATGTTTTCTTTTGCTTGCAATTCCACTTTTAGTGAGTCACTACCTTAAACTTGGGATCATACGCGAAACCGTTGTTTCGGCTTCAAGGATGATCTTGCAACTTATTTTCGTGGGATTTTTCCTGACAGTGTTATTTGATCTGAACAATTCCATTGTGAATCTTTTGTGGTTATTCGTAATGATCCTCATGGCAACCTATGCTACAATAAACGATATCGGACTTGATATAAAGAAGTTACTTTTACCAACAATATTTTCATTTATAGTAGGAAATTTTTTGATATTACTTTACTTCAATACATTCGTGGTGAACCTTGAGAACCTTTTCGATGCCCGATATTTGATCCCCATATTCGGAATGTTCCTTGGAAATTCCCTTCGTGGCAATCTCGTAAGTATAAGCAACTTTTATGATACTATCAGGAGGAACGAGAATCGTTATCTCTACAGTTTGTCACTGGGTGCGAAAAAGTCTGAAGCCATACTTCCCTATGCCCGAAAAAGTATCAAGCTTGCATTAAAACCTTCTATAGCAAGCATGTCAACTGTAGGCATAGTCTCATTGCCGGGAATGATGACCGGTCAGATAATTGCAGGCTCCAGCCCGATCCTTGCTATCAAGTACCAGATGGCCATAATGGTCGGAATATATGTTTCCACTGTGATGACGGTCACCATTGGTATATTCATGACTACCCGTTCAAGTTTTGACGATTATGGTATTCTTAAAGAAGACATATTCAAGTCAACAATTGACTGA